The window TGATATACTTGGGTCTATTTTCTTCGCTCCAAATCTGAGGTCATGTCTGTTTTTCAGACATTTGTAACATTTATTGAGAACATTAAGATCTTGAGTGTGATTCTAGAGGGGAATACATGTCCCACGAGTTTCATGATTTCTTACACCATGAAGGCATTGTGTCTCAATGCTCTTGTCTTTATACCTTACAACAAAATGGTGTGGCCGAACATAAGAACCGACATCTATTGGATGTTGTTTACACTTTATTACTTGAGTCTTCTGTTCCTCCTAAATTCTGGGTTAAGGCATTATCTACCGTAGTTTACCTAATTAGTAAATTGCCCTCTCAGGTCTTGAATTTTGATTCTCCTTATCTTCATTTACATCATCAGCATCTTAGCTTATTGGTTGCACTTGGGAACAAGTAAGAATATAGAGTAGAATATAAGACTTTTGCTCCGATAGCCAAGATGACTATAGTGTGTACGGTTCTCTCTATTGTGACTTCACAGGACTGGCCACTTCATCAAATGAATGTAAAATATACATTTCTCCATGGTGACCTCAAAGATGAAATTTACATAGCTTTTCCACTTggttttttctcctcctcctttttgGATGTATGTAAGTTAAAACGATCTCTCTATAAGTTAAAACAGGCACCCCATGCATGGTTTGACAAGTTTCGAACTACCTTGCTTctgttttcctttcaaaaaagCCAATATGACTATTCTTTATTCCTTTGCAAGACATCTGCTGGTATTGTTCTTTTTctggtttatgttgatgatattgttATCACACTTTGATTGATCATCTCCAACAGCATCTTCATGCCTCTTTTCATATGAAGGATCTTAGTCCTCTTACTTGCTTCTTGGGATTAGAAGCTCACACTACTTCTTCATACATCTTTCTCACTCAAGTATACacaagatttaattattttggctAGTCTTCGGGATATTTCTTCAGTGGATACTACTTTGGAAGTCAACACGAAGTATCGTTGTGAGGAGGGTGACATTCTTTCTTATCCTACTATGTATCGTCAACTAGTGGGAAGCTTGCACTATTTGGCTATTACTTGGCCTGACATTTCCTTTGTTATCCAGCAGGTTAGCCAGTTCATGCAGACTCCGTGTCATTTACACTTAGTTGTCGTTCATTATATCATTCGATATCTTCAAAGGTCTCCTTGTCGTGGATTGTTCTTCCTTATCGGCTCTCCTCTTCGTCTCATTGCTTATAGTGATGCTGATTAGGCCGGTTGTTCTAATGCTCGTTGTTCTATCACTGGCTGGTGTCTCTTCCTTAAAGATTCTTTGATTTCTAGGAAGAGTAAAAAGTAGGCTTGTGTTTTGAAATATTCAACTGAATTTCAATATCGTGCAATGTCTACTACTTGTTTTAAAATCAGTTGGCTTTGTGGGTTTTTTGTTGTGCTCGGTTTCTCCTAGTCTGATCGCACTTCTCTTCATGATGATAACACTAGTGCTATTTAGATTATAGTTAATCTTGTTTATCATGAGCGCCCAAAGCATATTGAGATGAATTGTCACTCTATTCGAGAAGTACTGGATACTAGTATCATTTCTCTTCCTCGTATTTCCAATGACCTCCATATTGTTGATATCTTTACAAAAGTCATGATTGGCTAACGCCATCAATTTCTTATTGGTAAATTAATGCTTCTTGATCACTCTACATCATTTTGAGGAGAGATGTCAGTCAAAGTATATTAAGGTATGATTAGCATATCTATTTATGGAATGATTATAACTGTAAATATTTGTGAGTTGCCGTATATTTTAGCTTCCTAGGCAGAATTGATATAATTGTTGAGATTTAGCCGTTGGCTATGTAATGAGTAGAACACTCACAAAGAGATCATCGAATATAACTGACAAGCAATGCTTCCAGATTTACcttctcttttgattttatagACTATTGATGTACCTTTCAGTGCCTTATCAGAACAGATCCAATTGGATTTACAGACCGAAAAAGCTCTAGTGTTTATTACCTGTAGCCTCACCTGAGACTAACAGGATCCTAGCAAGTATTAACACAAGTTTAAACAGCTCAAGAGGTTGTAAAAAGCTGCTTATTATTACATGCACAAGCACAACTACAACCGATAATGTCGGTTAAAGACCGGCATTGGTTCAGTTTTAAATACTGTTCGTGTAATTTTCAATCTCCAAGGATATGACAGTCTGAGCCATCTGAGGTTCATTCATTGAAGGACTTGCATTCTCATTGAAAGAGAGTGCTGATTTTCCTAGCAAATGCTCTGTCTCTTCACTATTTTTCTGACCCCACAAGTCCTCATGGAGTGATGTTAGCCTAGAAAGCTCGTCAGATACTTCCTTCATGCTTGGCCTTTTCACACCACTGCTATTTACACATCTTTTTGCAAGCTCGGCAACCACTTCAATCTCCTCCAGCTCTTCTTCATCTGCCTCAAAATCTAAAATCTTAAATAGATGATTGTTTTCTAATGATGAGATGAAGTCTTGAACCACGTTACGCTTCTCTCCAGACTTAGCGTTAGAGTTTGGCTTCTGTCCTGTCATAAGTTCCACAAGAACTACTCCGAAGCTGAAGACATCGCTCTTTACAGTTAAATTACCTGTCATGAGATACTCAGGATCCAGGTAGCCAAAAGTCCCCTGTATTTTTGTGGCTATATCCGTTTGGCCAGGTGAGATCAGCACTGAAGCTCCAAAATCGGCTATCTTTGCCGTTCCATCCTCATCCAAAAGTATGTTCACCGTCTTGACATCCCCGTGAATCATTGGAGGGTTTGCTAAAGAATGCAAATATTCAAGTGCAAGTGCAGTCTCAGCAGCTACCCTCAAACGGTCTGTCCATGTTCTCAACACTTGAGACTTATTATCATGGATGTGGTGGAAAAGAGTTCCATTTGAAATGAATTCATAAACTAGCAAAGGCACTTTGGTCTGCAAACACAGGCCTAATAGCTTGACCACATTCTTGTGATTGACTTGCAAAACCATGCCAATTTCATGCTGAAATTCCTCGTTCATTTGAGTCTTGTCTACTCCCTTAAACTTCTTCACTGCAAGTTGGGTATTATCTGGTAAAACTCCTTTGTAAACACAGCCAAAGCCTCCTTCGCCAAGTTTCTTATGATCATTGTAATTTTCGGTTGCTTTTGCCAGCTCTGCCTCACTGAAAATCCTTACTCGTTGGTGCTTTAAAACCATGCCTCCATTTTCTCTAAAGTTTTTATCCTTTCTTAATTTCCTCAAAATTATATAGAGCAGCACACCGATGATCACAAGGGAAATAGTTCCTCCAGTAACTGCATCAAGATATTCAATGGAAAGAAATGAACTGCCATGATGATCAACCTAGGACAACTGGGAGTCTGGGAAGAAAACCATTGTTGATACAAACAGCACACTGCCGTGTTCTATAAGGTGCTAGAATACTTAAAAAGCTGAATTCTTGTACTAAATTCTGAAAGTATAAGCAATTTTTGGAGGGCAGGCTCCCTGAAGTCCCTTTTTGGTCAGTTTGGATGAATCCAGATTTCAACTTCATACTTCATAGACAAGCAAAAtgcaattattttgattttgagggGGCAGTCTCCCCTGAATCTATCTCAGGTCTAATTTCTCAGTTCTCACACTAGGAGGAGTTCATATAATTATTGTAAGTAACATATTATTAAGTCCACATATCCTATTGAGAATTTTATATAAAGACGTGATTCTGCTGTGCTATGTTAAAAGAATCCAACATGGGGTTGCTAAAATCTGTAAGTGCGGAGAGAAATTAATCACAGGGTACGTGCAAATTTACCTGAAGCAATGGTGGCGATACCAAATCCTTGACAACCTGTTTTACCATCACCACGCATGCCCAGTGGACAACTGCATGTGTAATTTCCAGGCGTGTTCTTGCACTTTCCTTTGCAAGGATACCTTTGTCGATCAGCACACTCGTCAATATCTGTTTGAGATAGAAGCAGTAGAACCAGTAAACAAGActtaacaaaaaatcaaaacaacgaATAAAGGACCCAACATATTATGTGGTGTGTACGATTTAATTGGAACAGTAGATTACCTTGACATCCTGGTGAAAGATAGGGGTTTCCTGTGAATCCATCTTTGCATGAACAACGATATCCTTGGCCATTCTCAGAGTAATTGCAGTTAGTATTATTGCGGCAAGCATATGAACTGGTATTCATTCGAGCCTGTTCACACGACTTTGTTTCAATGACCCATTCAATCACAACATCTGAAACATTTCCATCTGGCAAACCTGAGAGCTGCCAATCTGAAGCCTTGAAGGTTCTTTTGTCTGCTAAAAATGCATATCCACAAGGATTGAAATCTGAAACATTTGTGTGGTTGTTTAAGGACATAGAGAAAATATACAGAGACTTTAGGCCTTGGGGAATTGATGTCTGACAGCATCCTGAACCTGAGCAAGAACTGTTATCGGCCAGGCTCACCATTTCATCGCATAAGGAGATACAAGCAGCTCCATATGTGACCTCAGCCTTACTGACAAAACCCATAGTATCACAGCCTATAGCTGTGAACATGTTTTGGGTGTCTGAGAACATGTAGGGGCCCTGACCGAGACTGATAGAGAAATTAGTTTCGTTCACGGTTGCCCCTGACTGGTTGTAGCAGTCATATGCTGTGAAGATGCTGACAACCATTAAGCCTTCAAGAACTGATATATTGAGAACAGGAATATTATCAAACCACAACTTCTCAGGACCATGACCATCACTCTGACTGCAATTTAGAAACAAGTACTGGTTTTCGGCGCAACTGGACTCATCAATACCGAAGGGATAGGGAACACTAACATTGCCACACTTGTCTCGGCAGCCAGGTTTCGAATCAGCTGCACTTTGATCCATTGCCGTTGCCACTGAACACAGCAGGGACAAAATCATTAGCCCAGGCACACACaacttcaaaatcatttttgctTGTTCTAGATCAAAAGCATCAAGAAACCAAGAAATATAAACAAGGCCGACAATTAGGAATAAGTTTAAATCATTGCAACTTCTGAAACAAAACCTCGATCAGTACATTTATTTACTCGAAATCACAAGGTAATTACCTTGACGACTTTGGTGTAATATTTTAGGCTGTTTAGGTGTACTGTCATTGTCTCAAAGTTTGAACAATTCAATTGAAGGAACATCATCCATCAAGTTTGTGTATTATTCTATGAATTTGGAGTCATTAATCCCTAGTCAACCCGGCATCCGGAAATTTAGCGCGGAATACGTGTTTACCTAGCGTCATAGTTAAGGATCGGTACTTGACTGTATCACTGCGAAAGATAAAAGATGTTGAATTTAAGGTATCATaagaagttattattattaaattataataattaaaccattatgaaattataataattaaaccattatgaaattataaaatataaagaatatatatgaGTTTGCAATATTATGaatacatgttatttatttctttgaaaacaatcttcttttcatttttctcttttttataaactttgttTAATAGCTTGTGTCGAGGAATGCATACATAGATAATATATTGGATATGtggcaaataaattaaattaacatcattTGAAACATTCATCATTTtatgcctctcttttttttaattcgaaaGAGGCCTACACTAGATGTGTTGATCAGATCATTGCATTTGGTTAATTAAtcaatgatatttatttgatgctgcaatttttttattttttaaggttttctgTTCTggttaataataaatagaatatatTCGGAGGTCATTTCCAtgttaagatatatttttataaaataaatattttagtaatttttaattttttgccagacattaattatttatactttttttgcctttttttcatGGGTCCATCATGagttaaaatcattaaaaaatgttACCGGTTGGAACAGGAAACTCTGATTTTGATCAATAATCGAAAACTAATGATGAATAATTTAATCTTCCCCTTGATTCCCTTGCTAAGCTAGCAAGTACCAGATCGTTCAAGCTTATGTTGCTTCCATGCATGAATCGTGTAACTATGCAGGCAAGAAATGGGGTCAGAAATGGCAAGAAAGCCGGCTGTTTGGTTTCCTTTCTGCCTTCGTTATGTAGTCAAATAG of the Populus nigra chromosome 7, ddPopNigr1.1, whole genome shotgun sequence genome contains:
- the LOC133699176 gene encoding wall-associated receptor kinase 2-like: MILKLCVPGLMILSLLCSVATAMDQSAADSKPGCRDKCGNVSVPYPFGIDESSCAENQYLFLNCSQSDGHGPEKLWFDNIPVLNISVLEGLMVVSIFTAYDCYNQSGATVNETNFSISLGQGPYMFSDTQNMFTAIGCDTMGFVSKAEVTYGAACISLCDEMVSLADNSSCSGSGCCQTSIPQGLKSLYIFSMSLNNHTNVSDFNPCGYAFLADKRTFKASDWQLSGLPDGNVSDVVIEWVIETKSCEQARMNTSSYACRNNTNCNYSENGQGYRCSCKDGFTGNPYLSPGCQDIDECADRQRYPCKGKCKNTPGNYTCSCPLGMRGDGKTGCQGFGIATIASVTGGTISLVIIGVLLYIILRKLRKDKNFRENGGMVLKHQRVRIFSEAELAKATENYNDHKKLGEGGFGCVYKGVLPDNTQLAVKKFKGVDKTQMNEEFQHEIGMVLQVNHKNVVKLLGLCLQTKVPLLVYEFISNGTLFHHIHDNKSQVLRTWTDRLRVAAETALALEYLHSLANPPMIHGDVKTVNILLDEDGTAKIADFGASVLISPGQTDIATKIQGTFGYLDPEYLMTGNLTVKSDVFSFGVVLVELMTGQKPNSNAKSGEKRNVVQDFISSLENNHLFKILDFEADEEELEEIEVVAELAKRCVNSSGVKRPSMKEVSDELSRLTSLHEDLWGQKNSEETEHLLGKSALSFNENASPSMNEPQMAQTVISLEIENYTNSI